A genome region from Blautia coccoides includes the following:
- a CDS encoding extracellular solute-binding protein — MKRKCLISLMLLAAVSMAACGKAEKETDTGAESSDGEVKEFTAFFAVPGSEINDDNEIQQKIAEITGAKCKETWLTGQTAQEAVGTLIAGGEYPDMIDGGDGMAQLYDAGALVALDDYIDKYPNIKEYLTEEQWDKLRQDDGHIYWIQQFGNIYGEEKATTHNDEAFWIQARVLEWAGYPEISTMDEYFDLIESYNEANPVMEDGTAHIPYTILCDDWRYFCLENAPQFLDGYPNDGSVIVDPNELKIIDYNTTPTAKRYFGKLNEEYQKGIVDPESFTQTYDEYIAKLSTGRVLGMIDQWWDFAYTVNDALKQQGLDKKGCDYIPLPITIEKGMKNQWHNSGGALNVASGLAITTSCDDVEGALQFVNDLLSQEVHDLRYWGIKDVDYSVDENGEYYRTEDMRKKDSDTAYKASHKCVYSYFPQYIGTSRDGINAMQPQYQAKEFYEGLSDDVKKCFDAYGAETYVDMLGTSEAPGPWYPMYSFSSAMTTSTPGGIAWTKMGEIKHEYLPKVVMASDFEAAWDEYMSVYEKCNPQDFLEEMQTELDRRMEEAKKYQ, encoded by the coding sequence ATGAAAAGAAAATGTTTAATATCCCTTATGCTGTTAGCGGCGGTGTCAATGGCGGCCTGTGGCAAAGCAGAAAAAGAAACAGACACAGGTGCAGAGTCATCTGATGGCGAAGTAAAAGAATTTACTGCATTCTTTGCAGTTCCCGGTTCAGAAATCAATGATGATAATGAAATTCAGCAGAAAATTGCTGAGATTACAGGTGCTAAATGTAAAGAGACATGGCTTACAGGACAGACTGCTCAGGAAGCAGTAGGAACATTAATCGCCGGTGGTGAGTATCCGGATATGATTGATGGTGGAGATGGTATGGCACAGCTTTATGATGCTGGTGCACTGGTTGCACTGGATGATTATATCGATAAGTATCCGAATATCAAAGAATATCTGACTGAAGAACAGTGGGATAAGCTTCGTCAGGATGATGGACATATTTACTGGATTCAGCAGTTCGGCAATATTTATGGTGAAGAGAAAGCAACTACTCATAATGATGAGGCTTTCTGGATACAGGCTCGTGTTCTTGAATGGGCAGGATATCCTGAAATCAGCACAATGGATGAATATTTTGACCTGATCGAAAGTTATAACGAAGCAAATCCTGTGATGGAAGACGGAACAGCCCATATTCCTTACACAATCCTCTGTGATGACTGGCGTTATTTTTGTCTGGAAAATGCTCCTCAGTTCCTGGATGGATATCCAAATGATGGTTCTGTTATTGTAGATCCGAATGAATTAAAGATTATCGATTACAATACAACACCTACTGCTAAAAGATATTTCGGAAAATTGAATGAAGAGTATCAGAAAGGCATTGTAGATCCGGAATCCTTTACACAGACTTATGATGAATATATTGCAAAACTTTCCACCGGACGTGTGCTGGGTATGATTGACCAGTGGTGGGATTTTGCTTATACCGTAAATGATGCACTGAAACAGCAGGGACTTGATAAAAAGGGATGTGACTACATACCACTTCCGATTACGATTGAAAAAGGAATGAAGAACCAGTGGCATAACTCCGGCGGTGCTCTGAATGTTGCCAGCGGTCTTGCTATTACCACTAGCTGTGATGATGTAGAAGGTGCTCTTCAGTTTGTGAATGATCTTCTTTCTCAGGAAGTACATGACCTTCGTTACTGGGGTATTAAAGATGTTGATTATTCTGTAGATGAAAATGGAGAGTATTATCGTACAGAAGACATGAGAAAGAAGGATTCCGATACAGCGTATAAGGCTTCTCATAAATGTGTATATTCTTATTTCCCACAGTATATCGGAACAAGCCGTGATGGAATCAACGCAATGCAGCCACAGTATCAGGCAAAAGAGTTTTATGAGGGATTGTCAGATGATGTAAAAAAATGCTTCGATGCTTATGGTGCTGAAACATATGTAGACATGCTTGGAACCAGTGAGGCTCCGGGACCATGGTATCCAATGTATTCTTTCTCAAGTGCTATGACAACAAGCACACCTGGTGGTATTGCATGGACAAAGATGGGAGAAATCAAGCATGAATATCTTCCTAAAGTAGTAATGGCATCAGATTTTGAAGCTGCATGGGATGAGTACATGAGTGTATACGAAAAATGTAATCCTCAGGATTTCCTGGAAGAAATGCAGACAGAACTTGATCGCAGAATGGAAGAAGCCAAGAAGTATCAGTAG
- a CDS encoding glycosyl hydrolase family 8 yields MEKGAVYTGIYPNIFELAGYEKKEIENRIDQIFQTLFYGSDEERIYHSVGCELGYIEDTGNLDARTEGMSYGMMMCVQMNKKEEFDRIWKWARTYMYMTEGENAGYFAWSCGTDGTRNADGPAPDGEEFFAMALFFASHRWGDGEGIFAYSEEAKKLLHTCIHKGENGEAGRAMWDPDNHLIRFITEVDFSDPSYHLPHFYELFAQWSYEEDRSFWEEAAKASREYLKKACHPVTGLCAEYAEYDGTPCTKGQNIWGRHDWYYSDAYRTIANIALDYAWFGADEWEVEEGKRFLKFFCETAGEEHQDGIFAIDGTVIPGKALHPVAMTAVNAQAGLLVQNEHALACVRKFWNTPLRTGNRRYYDNCLYFFAFLALSGNYRIY; encoded by the coding sequence ATGGAAAAGGGAGCCGTTTACACAGGAATTTATCCAAATATATTCGAATTAGCCGGATATGAGAAAAAGGAAATAGAAAATAGAATAGATCAAATATTTCAGACTCTTTTTTATGGGAGTGATGAGGAAAGAATTTATCATTCCGTTGGTTGTGAGCTTGGATACATAGAGGATACCGGTAATCTGGATGCACGTACGGAAGGTATGTCTTATGGTATGATGATGTGTGTGCAGATGAATAAAAAAGAAGAGTTTGACAGGATATGGAAATGGGCAAGAACTTATATGTATATGACCGAAGGTGAAAATGCCGGATATTTTGCATGGTCCTGTGGAACAGACGGCACAAGAAACGCTGATGGTCCCGCACCGGACGGAGAAGAGTTCTTTGCAATGGCATTATTTTTTGCCTCTCATCGCTGGGGCGACGGGGAAGGGATTTTTGCTTATAGCGAAGAGGCAAAAAAGTTGCTGCATACCTGTATTCATAAAGGAGAAAACGGAGAAGCGGGACGTGCCATGTGGGATCCGGATAACCACCTGATACGTTTTATTACCGAAGTGGATTTTTCAGATCCTTCCTATCATCTGCCTCATTTTTATGAATTATTTGCACAGTGGTCTTACGAAGAAGACCGTTCTTTCTGGGAGGAAGCAGCGAAGGCAAGCAGGGAATACTTGAAGAAGGCATGTCACCCTGTGACCGGCCTGTGTGCAGAGTATGCAGAGTATGATGGAACCCCTTGCACAAAAGGGCAGAATATCTGGGGGAGACATGACTGGTATTACAGTGATGCCTATCGCACGATTGCTAATATTGCTCTGGATTATGCCTGGTTTGGTGCAGATGAGTGGGAAGTGGAAGAAGGAAAGCGCTTTCTGAAATTTTTCTGTGAGACAGCAGGGGAGGAACATCAGGATGGAATTTTTGCCATTGATGGTACGGTGATTCCCGGGAAAGCCCTGCATCCGGTGGCTATGACAGCAGTAAATGCACAGGCAGGATTGCTGGTACAGAATGAACATGCTCTTGCCTGTGTCCGCAAGTTCTGGAATACACCTCTGCGCACAGGAAACAGGAGATATTATGATAATTGCCTTTATTTCTTCGCTTTTCTTGCATTAAGTGGAAATTATAGAATCTATTAA
- a CDS encoding carbohydrate ABC transporter permease, with the protein MEKLHKRKKTSVGDTIFVICNTLFMILFVLITLYPILNTVAISLNDGTDALRGGIYLWPRKFTWKNYLTVLQKDNLLTGAYISVARTVVGTLLALIANAILAFIVSRKRFLFKKQLSLFWVITMYVNGGMIPTFLLYKNLGMTNSFWVYVIPGMFSAFNMLVIRTYMNGLPESLEESAQLDGAGYTTIFWKITSPLCKPVYATVALFVAVGQWNSWFDAMLYNRMSDHLTTLQYELMKLLSSVTNQGNSVEAMKNAAGAVTPTSVRAAATVLTMLPIVCLYPFLQRYFVAGLTIGGVKE; encoded by the coding sequence ATGGAAAAACTTCACAAAAGGAAAAAAACATCGGTTGGGGATACCATCTTCGTGATATGTAATACCCTGTTCATGATTCTATTCGTGCTGATTACACTATATCCGATTCTGAATACAGTGGCAATTTCACTTAATGACGGTACGGATGCATTGAGGGGTGGGATTTATCTGTGGCCCCGAAAATTTACCTGGAAGAACTATCTTACCGTTTTACAGAAAGATAACCTGCTGACAGGTGCTTATATTTCTGTGGCAAGAACAGTAGTTGGAACTTTGCTGGCCCTGATTGCCAATGCAATTCTGGCATTTATCGTCAGCAGAAAACGTTTCCTGTTCAAAAAACAGTTGTCACTGTTCTGGGTTATTACCATGTATGTAAACGGTGGCATGATTCCAACATTCCTGCTGTACAAAAACCTGGGAATGACAAACAGTTTCTGGGTTTATGTAATTCCTGGTATGTTCAGTGCCTTTAATATGTTAGTTATCCGTACCTATATGAACGGTCTTCCGGAGAGTCTGGAAGAGTCTGCACAGCTTGATGGTGCCGGATACACAACGATTTTCTGGAAAATCACTTCACCGCTGTGTAAACCGGTGTATGCGACCGTAGCTTTGTTTGTGGCAGTTGGTCAGTGGAACTCCTGGTTCGATGCCATGCTGTACAACCGTATGAGCGACCACCTGACAACCTTGCAGTATGAGTTGATGAAACTGCTTTCTTCCGTTACCAATCAGGGTAATTCTGTAGAAGCTATGAAAAATGCAGCAGGTGCAGTTACTCCAACATCTGTACGTGCAGCAGCTACCGTATTGACCATGTTGCCGATTGTCTGCCTGTATCCGTTCCTTCAGAGATACTTTGTAGCCGGTCTGACCATCGGAGGAGTAAAGGAATAA
- a CDS encoding glycoside hydrolase family 43 protein, with translation MHFANNPILPGFRPDPSICRVGDDYYLVTSTFAYFPGVPVYHSKDLANWEQIGHVLTRESQLHLENAGHSRGIYAPTLRYFQGRYYMITTNVSHRNNFIVTAEKPEGPWSDPYYLDEDAPGIDPSLFFDEDEDGTVHCYYVGTRPNQKHGVRYNGDWEIWVQELDLKTMELIGESKKIWKGAMHHVIWPEGPHLYKKDGYYYLMNAEGGTGPNHSMTISRSRSVWGPYEGNPNNPILTHRHLGNDYPITAVGHGDLVDDGHGNWYVVMLGSRKCEGYVNTGRDTFLAKVTWEDGWPVVNPGVGMLESVVELPGDGAEMKPESQVYHFFEKKLPMECMTLRKPLWEKYDLFQRSGYLRLPTLPQTLNETSCPAFVAVRQKEYLYLASAGIEFSPCVNGEEAGLAILCDETHHVRFTKMMCDGKVQLVLDRRLGDKEEKLAAEEIEDGFVNLEIRGRGQKTDFYYKVQGKEKMLLVSDVDMTGLSTELAGGFTGCCLGMYASSNGEISENHADFAWMAIENQ, from the coding sequence ATGCATTTTGCAAACAATCCAATTTTGCCGGGTTTTCGTCCGGATCCTTCCATCTGCAGAGTGGGAGACGATTATTATCTTGTAACATCAACCTTTGCTTATTTTCCTGGTGTTCCTGTTTATCACAGCAAAGATCTGGCTAACTGGGAGCAGATTGGTCATGTACTTACCCGGGAATCTCAGCTTCATCTGGAAAATGCCGGACATTCCAGGGGAATTTATGCACCGACCCTACGGTATTTTCAGGGGCGATATTACATGATTACAACAAATGTTTCTCATCGAAACAATTTTATTGTAACTGCTGAAAAACCGGAGGGACCCTGGTCTGATCCTTATTATCTGGATGAAGATGCTCCGGGGATTGATCCCAGTCTGTTTTTTGACGAAGATGAAGATGGAACAGTTCATTGCTATTATGTAGGAACAAGACCAAACCAGAAGCACGGAGTTCGTTATAATGGGGACTGGGAGATATGGGTTCAGGAACTTGATTTGAAGACAATGGAGCTTATTGGTGAAAGCAAAAAAATCTGGAAAGGTGCCATGCATCATGTGATCTGGCCGGAAGGACCTCACCTTTACAAAAAGGATGGTTATTATTATCTGATGAATGCTGAGGGAGGTACAGGACCAAATCACAGTATGACGATTTCCAGAAGCAGAAGTGTGTGGGGACCATATGAGGGCAATCCCAATAACCCTATTCTGACTCATCGTCATCTGGGAAATGATTATCCCATCACTGCTGTGGGTCATGGTGATCTGGTGGACGATGGCCATGGAAACTGGTATGTGGTTATGCTGGGTTCCAGAAAATGCGAAGGCTATGTAAATACAGGTCGCGATACATTTCTTGCGAAAGTGACATGGGAAGATGGATGGCCTGTTGTGAATCCGGGAGTCGGTATGCTGGAGTCGGTAGTCGAACTTCCGGGAGATGGGGCAGAAATGAAACCTGAAAGCCAGGTATACCATTTCTTCGAGAAGAAACTCCCGATGGAATGCATGACTCTTCGGAAGCCTCTTTGGGAAAAATACGATCTTTTCCAGAGAAGTGGATATCTGAGACTTCCGACTTTGCCGCAGACATTAAATGAAACATCCTGTCCTGCTTTCGTTGCTGTAAGACAGAAGGAATATCTGTATCTTGCATCTGCGGGAATAGAGTTTTCCCCCTGTGTAAATGGGGAGGAAGCTGGTCTTGCCATTCTGTGTGATGAGACACATCATGTTCGGTTTACCAAAATGATGTGTGACGGTAAGGTGCAGCTGGTACTCGATCGTCGTCTGGGTGACAAAGAAGAAAAACTGGCTGCTGAAGAAATCGAAGACGGATTTGTAAATCTGGAAATCAGAGGCAGAGGACAGAAGACAGATTTCTACTATAAAGTTCAGGGAAAAGAAAAGATGCTGCTTGTTTCTGATGTGGATATGACAGGATTGAGTACTGAACTGGCGGGCGGTTTTACAGGTTGCTGCCTAGGAATGTATGCATCCTCCAATGGTGAAATTTCAGAAAATCATGCGGACTTTGCATGGATGGCTATTGAAAACCAGTAA
- a CDS encoding ABC transporter permease — protein MAAIEKRKKEKVTEMKVKITWKEIKRQKALLIWSAFIVLYGVIFCYLPLGGWLMAFQDYRPKDGLLHSQFVGLAKFQQLFSDATFLRVIRNTLAMGVINLVATFFMAILFAILLNDVKSQGGKKVVQTISYLPHFLSWIIVTGILHDALSGTGIVNEFLLKFGILDQPLNFFAHPKFFWPIVAFANVWKETGWNAIIYLSAITSIDPSLYEAANIDGAGRWQRIRYITLPGIRPTIMILLLMNVGNVLNAGFEIQYLLGNGLVQSVAQTIDIYVLKWGISQNDFAIGTAAGIFKSFVSIVLVVIANEIAKRTGDERLF, from the coding sequence ATGGCTGCTATAGAAAAAAGAAAAAAAGAAAAAGTAACAGAAATGAAAGTGAAAATCACTTGGAAAGAAATAAAAAGACAGAAAGCTCTGCTGATCTGGTCAGCCTTTATTGTATTATATGGTGTGATTTTCTGCTATTTGCCACTGGGAGGATGGCTGATGGCTTTCCAGGATTACCGTCCCAAGGATGGACTTCTGCATTCTCAGTTTGTAGGATTGGCAAAGTTCCAGCAGTTGTTTTCTGATGCCACATTCCTGCGTGTTATCAGAAATACACTGGCTATGGGTGTAATCAACCTGGTAGCAACCTTCTTTATGGCAATTTTATTTGCTATTTTGTTGAACGATGTAAAATCTCAGGGTGGAAAAAAAGTAGTGCAGACAATCTCTTACCTGCCGCACTTCCTGTCCTGGATTATCGTTACTGGTATTCTGCATGACGCACTGTCCGGAACGGGTATTGTAAATGAGTTTCTTTTGAAATTCGGTATTCTTGATCAGCCTCTGAATTTCTTCGCTCATCCAAAATTCTTCTGGCCAATCGTGGCATTTGCCAATGTATGGAAGGAAACAGGATGGAATGCCATTATTTATCTTTCTGCAATTACATCCATTGACCCTTCCCTTTATGAAGCGGCCAATATTGATGGGGCCGGAAGATGGCAGAGAATCCGCTATATTACATTACCGGGAATCCGTCCGACTATTATGATTCTTCTTCTGATGAATGTAGGTAACGTATTAAATGCAGGTTTTGAAATCCAGTACCTGTTAGGTAATGGTCTGGTACAGAGCGTGGCACAGACAATTGATATTTACGTATTGAAATGGGGTATCAGCCAGAATGACTTTGCAATTGGTACTGCGGCAGGTATCTTCAAGAGTTTTGTCAGCATCGTGCTTGTTGTCATCGCCAATGAGATTGCAAAACGGACCGGTGACGAGCGGCTGTTTTAG
- a CDS encoding response regulator transcription factor, producing MLRVLLVDDEPFIVQGLMVFIDWEQEGYEIVYTAADGAEALTYLKEHKVDLVIADIKMPVMSGLELLETIRRENISDAYFIILSGYSDFSYAQQAIRYECMEYILKPVEKEELLGVLRRVAKVSEAARENEKKKQKLEHEYLARNIISLLCGKYDRVNLEYIKSHMNLSDSVRYVYLEPYNIGDMSEQEDGEYRLIQRKLYQACQDFLKEDCSHCFFDVSWNEKNYDIGFIYCDYMAKNRAISEVEYLSDFQESLELAIQRPVKLLAGKKVSDISGLAKSYSTACVLNSLEAFRAKKKMYFYEEEVQIHNGGIILCKQNLDALISAIEQNDKIQIRKCVENLYEEMQQMGLAADTVNLNINYFLFQLIYLATEQDDCVDQKEILHFIGESTFEEGVTRGSSVHMVHFALEYAEYLAQLRKNISRGGVLGDIEKEIRENYAENLTLRELSKKYYVNSAYLGQIFRKKFGQSFKEYLNNYRMEQAVQRLLYTSDKIYQIAMDVGYKDCDYFINRFIAAKGCTPAKFRRQGGVLKN from the coding sequence ACTTATGGTGTTTATTGACTGGGAACAGGAAGGGTATGAGATTGTATATACTGCTGCCGATGGAGCAGAAGCACTTACATATCTGAAAGAGCATAAGGTGGATCTGGTCATTGCAGACATTAAGATGCCGGTAATGAGTGGACTAGAACTTTTGGAGACAATACGCAGAGAAAATATTTCAGATGCTTATTTTATAATTTTAAGTGGTTACAGCGATTTTTCCTATGCACAGCAGGCAATTCGTTATGAATGTATGGAATATATTTTGAAACCGGTGGAAAAAGAGGAACTTTTGGGTGTACTGCGCAGAGTAGCCAAAGTGTCAGAAGCTGCCAGGGAAAATGAAAAGAAAAAACAAAAGCTGGAACATGAGTATCTGGCCAGAAATATCATTTCACTTCTTTGCGGAAAATACGACCGAGTTAATCTGGAATATATAAAAAGTCATATGAATCTTTCAGACAGTGTCAGATATGTTTATTTGGAACCCTATAATATAGGAGACATGTCCGAACAGGAGGATGGGGAATACCGTCTGATTCAGAGAAAACTGTATCAGGCCTGTCAGGATTTCCTGAAAGAAGACTGCAGTCACTGTTTCTTTGATGTGTCCTGGAATGAGAAGAATTACGATATAGGTTTTATTTACTGTGATTATATGGCGAAGAACCGGGCAATCAGTGAAGTTGAGTATCTGAGCGACTTTCAGGAGAGTCTTGAACTGGCAATTCAGCGTCCTGTAAAATTGCTGGCGGGTAAAAAAGTATCAGACATTTCTGGACTGGCAAAATCCTATAGTACCGCCTGTGTATTGAACTCTCTGGAAGCATTTCGTGCAAAAAAGAAAATGTATTTTTATGAAGAAGAGGTACAGATTCATAATGGGGGTATTATCCTGTGCAAACAGAACCTGGATGCGTTGATATCAGCCATTGAGCAAAACGATAAGATACAGATCCGTAAATGTGTGGAAAATCTGTATGAAGAAATGCAGCAGATGGGACTTGCCGCAGATACAGTGAATCTTAACATTAATTATTTCCTGTTTCAGCTGATTTATCTGGCAACCGAGCAGGATGATTGTGTCGATCAGAAAGAAATTCTACATTTCATTGGTGAAAGTACATTTGAAGAGGGAGTCACCAGAGGCAGCAGTGTGCATATGGTGCATTTTGCTCTGGAGTATGCAGAATATCTGGCTCAGCTTCGCAAAAATATTTCCAGGGGAGGCGTACTTGGAGATATTGAGAAAGAAATACGCGAAAATTATGCAGAGAATCTTACTTTGAGAGAATTGAGTAAAAAGTACTATGTGAACAGTGCTTATCTGGGACAGATATTCCGGAAAAAGTTCGGACAGTCATTTAAAGAGTATCTGAATAACTATCGGATGGAGCAGGCAGTTCAGAGACTGTTGTATACCAGTGATAAAATCTATCAGATTGCTATGGATGTGGGATATAAAGACTGCGATTATTTTATTAACCGTTTTATTGCAGCAAAGGGATGCACACCTGCAAAGTTCCGCAGACAGGGCGGAGTATTGAAAAACTGA